A genome region from Nitrospira sp. includes the following:
- a CDS encoding MoaD/ThiS family protein, with product MVTIQLFGMIKMLAGNQGTLSLALHDGKRVKDLVSVIDAAYPKIGELLQKKKVLVSVNQEIAHEDLEVNDGDEVALLPPFAGGNHRSTR from the coding sequence ATGGTGACGATACAACTCTTCGGCATGATCAAGATGCTGGCCGGCAATCAAGGGACGCTGTCTCTGGCGCTGCACGACGGGAAGCGGGTCAAGGATCTGGTGTCGGTGATCGACGCGGCTTATCCGAAGATCGGCGAATTGCTGCAGAAAAAAAAGGTGCTGGTGTCGGTCAATCAAGAGATCGCGCACGAGGATCTTGAAGTCAACGACGGAGATGAAGTTGCGTTATTACCGCCCTTCGCGGGTGGAAATCATAGGAGCACACGATGA
- a CDS encoding molybdenum cofactor biosynthesis protein MoaE: protein MSLEQVTNADQPATDDEAMLVRVQREDFSIDEELRRVRRRSKRIGGIAMFLGTARDRSKGKDVDGITFEHYEGMAQKKLREIRERAIKDFGVIEVLVLHRYGEITIGENIVLIIAAAEHRAEAFRACQWAIDELKQITPIWKLEHTPEGEVWVEEHP, encoded by the coding sequence ATGAGTCTTGAGCAGGTCACCAACGCCGACCAGCCCGCGACCGACGATGAGGCGATGTTGGTCCGCGTCCAACGGGAAGACTTTTCGATCGATGAGGAACTCAGGCGGGTGCGCCGGCGCTCCAAACGGATCGGCGGCATTGCCATGTTTCTAGGGACGGCCCGTGACCGTTCGAAGGGGAAGGATGTAGACGGCATCACCTTCGAGCATTACGAAGGCATGGCGCAGAAGAAACTGCGCGAGATTCGTGAACGCGCCATCAAAGATTTCGGTGTGATCGAAGTGCTGGTCCTGCACCGGTATGGCGAGATCACCATCGGAGAGAATATTGTCTTGATCATTGCCGCGGCTGAGCATCGCGCCGAGGCTTTCCGTGCCTGTCAGTGGGCGATCGATGAACTGAAGCAAATTACGCCGATTTGGAAACTCGAGCACACCCCCGAAGGAGAGGTGTGGGTCGAGGAGCACCCATAG
- the moaA gene encoding GTP 3',8-cyclase MoaA gives MLDTPAPTIFDRLGRPLRSLRLSVTDRCNLRCKYCMPEDDYAWLPRDTILTFEEMAELTAIFTELGVDKVRLTGGEPLLRRDLPRFVRQLSENRRITEIALTSNGVLMADQAADLSFAGLNRVTISLDTLRADRFRTLTKRDLHHQVFDGIKAVVQVGFPSLKFDTVIIKGYNDDELIDLIEYGKTVGGEVRFIEYMDVGGATDWSMNQVLSRSEMLEQIGRHYGGVQPIVENSVAPAERFRLPDGTSFGIIPSTTTPFCRSCDRSRLTADGMWYLCLYAKDGLDLRAPLRQGRSRDEIKSLITAAWEGRADRGAEERKALEVLGLREQRLIEINRLREDPHLEMHARGG, from the coding sequence ATGCTCGATACACCCGCTCCCACGATTTTCGACCGATTAGGGCGTCCGCTCCGTAGCTTGCGCCTTTCTGTGACCGACCGCTGCAACCTTCGGTGCAAGTATTGTATGCCCGAGGACGATTATGCCTGGTTGCCGCGCGATACCATCCTGACGTTCGAAGAGATGGCCGAACTCACGGCGATCTTCACGGAGTTGGGAGTAGACAAGGTTCGGCTTACAGGCGGGGAACCGCTGTTGCGTCGGGACCTGCCACGGTTTGTCCGGCAGCTGTCTGAAAATCGACGGATCACAGAAATCGCCCTCACCAGCAATGGCGTCCTGATGGCGGATCAGGCTGCCGACTTGTCGTTTGCCGGGTTGAATCGCGTCACGATCAGTCTGGACACCCTGCGAGCCGATCGGTTCCGCACGTTGACCAAGCGCGATCTCCATCATCAGGTGTTCGACGGTATCAAGGCGGTGGTGCAGGTCGGGTTTCCCTCGCTGAAATTCGACACGGTTATCATCAAGGGCTACAACGACGACGAACTCATCGATCTGATCGAGTATGGAAAAACAGTAGGCGGCGAGGTCCGGTTCATTGAATATATGGATGTGGGAGGGGCCACGGACTGGTCCATGAATCAGGTACTGTCGCGGTCGGAGATGCTGGAGCAGATCGGCCGACACTACGGCGGGGTACAACCGATCGTTGAGAATAGTGTTGCGCCGGCGGAGCGGTTTCGGTTACCGGACGGCACCAGCTTCGGCATCATTCCGTCCACCACCACGCCTTTTTGTCGCTCGTGTGACCGAAGCCGCCTCACGGCGGACGGCATGTGGTACCTCTGTCTGTATGCGAAAGATGGACTCGATTTGCGGGCGCCGCTGAGACAAGGCCGGTCCCGCGACGAGATCAAATCGTTGATTACCGCCGCTTGGGAAGGGCGGGCAGATCGAGGTGCCGAAGAGCGCAAAGCTTTGGAAGTACTGGGTCTGCGAGAGCAGCGACTGATTGAAATCAACCGTCTACGCGAAGATCCCCACCTGGAAATGCATGCGCGAGGAGGTTGA